Proteins co-encoded in one Burkholderia ambifaria AMMD genomic window:
- a CDS encoding DUF4149 domain-containing protein codes for MPHRVFRLLSAVWVGSLLTIGYAVAPVLFKTLERMTAGTVAAQLFRIEAILGVVCGVLLLALSNQQVRRGSGDYRRVRWIVAAMVACVLVGYFALQPFMNALRVAAMEAGTDIANSPYASRFGMLHGVSSLFYLVESVLGLMLIWRLPAQDSGTA; via the coding sequence ATGCCGCATCGCGTGTTCCGTCTGCTGTCGGCCGTGTGGGTCGGCAGCCTGCTGACGATCGGGTATGCGGTCGCGCCCGTGCTGTTCAAGACGCTGGAGCGGATGACGGCCGGTACGGTCGCCGCCCAGCTGTTTCGCATCGAGGCGATCCTCGGTGTCGTGTGCGGCGTGCTGCTGCTCGCGCTGTCGAATCAGCAGGTGCGGCGCGGCAGCGGCGATTATCGTCGCGTGCGCTGGATCGTCGCGGCGATGGTCGCGTGCGTGCTGGTCGGGTATTTTGCGCTGCAGCCGTTCATGAACGCGCTGCGCGTGGCCGCGATGGAAGCGGGCACCGATATCGCGAACTCGCCGTATGCGAGCCGCTTCGGGATGCTGCACGGCGTCTCGAGCCTGTTCTATCTCGTCGAGAGCGTGCTGGGGCTGATGCTGATCTGGCGTCTGCCGGCGCAAGACTCCGGAACGGCCTGA
- a CDS encoding YhbY family RNA-binding protein, which produces MPALSLSPAERSALRSQAHALKPVVLIGAEGLTDAVLKEIKVHLAAHQLIKIRVFGDERDERVAIYDEICDRLSAAPIQHIGKLLVIWKPEAAVTAPARGRRAGTLPSAAEASDDRKGRAPRTVKVVKVSPNASPVRRPKPTKVVVRGNERVTAGGTVKRAKKRQASTKRPHQDK; this is translated from the coding sequence ATGCCCGCCCTTTCGCTTTCCCCCGCCGAGCGCTCCGCGCTGCGCTCCCAGGCCCATGCGCTCAAGCCCGTCGTGCTGATCGGCGCCGAAGGGCTCACCGACGCAGTGCTGAAGGAAATCAAGGTGCACCTCGCCGCGCACCAACTGATCAAGATTCGCGTGTTCGGTGACGAGCGCGACGAGCGCGTCGCCATTTACGACGAGATCTGCGACCGCCTGAGCGCCGCGCCGATCCAGCACATCGGCAAGCTGCTGGTGATCTGGAAGCCCGAGGCCGCCGTGACGGCCCCGGCCCGCGGCCGTCGCGCCGGCACGCTGCCGAGCGCGGCCGAAGCCAGCGACGACAGGAAAGGCCGCGCACCGCGCACCGTCAAGGTCGTCAAGGTGTCGCCGAACGCGAGCCCGGTGCGTCGCCCGAAGCCGACCAAGGTCGTCGTGCGCGGCAACGAGCGCGTGACGGCGGGCGGCACGGTGAAGCGCGCGAAAAAGCGTCAGGCCAGCACGAAGCGGCCGCACCAGGACAAGTAA
- a CDS encoding RlmE family RNA methyltransferase, with translation MAKNRFNQNWLHDHINDPYVKMAQREGYRARAAYKLKEIDEQDKLIRPGQVIVDLGATPGSWSQYARNKLAQGKKRDTQREGGIDGTIIALDLLPMEPIADVHFIQGDFREDDVLRQLEDVLEGRAVDLVISDMAPNLSGVASADAARIEHLCDLALEFAQNHLKPDGALLVKCFHGSGYSQIVEKFKQQFKVVAPRKPKASRDKSSETFILGRQLKQPR, from the coding sequence ATGGCAAAAAACCGCTTCAACCAGAACTGGCTGCACGACCACATCAACGACCCGTACGTCAAAATGGCGCAGCGGGAGGGCTATCGCGCGCGTGCCGCGTACAAGCTGAAGGAAATCGACGAGCAGGACAAGCTGATCCGTCCGGGCCAGGTGATCGTCGATCTCGGCGCGACGCCGGGCAGCTGGAGCCAGTATGCCCGCAACAAGCTCGCGCAGGGCAAGAAGCGCGACACGCAACGCGAAGGCGGCATCGACGGCACGATCATCGCGCTCGACCTGCTGCCGATGGAGCCGATCGCCGACGTCCACTTCATCCAGGGCGACTTCCGCGAGGACGACGTCCTCCGGCAGCTCGAAGATGTGCTCGAAGGTCGCGCGGTGGACCTTGTTATTTCCGACATGGCCCCCAACCTCTCCGGCGTAGCCTCGGCGGACGCAGCACGCATCGAGCATCTGTGCGATCTGGCGCTTGAATTCGCGCAGAACCATCTGAAGCCGGATGGTGCGCTGCTCGTGAAGTGCTTTCACGGCAGCGGCTACAGCCAGATCGTCGAGAAGTTCAAGCAGCAGTTTAAGGTGGTCGCGCCCCGCAAGCCGAAGGCGTCGCGCGACAAATCGTCCGAAACGTTCATTTTGGGCCGGCAGCTGAAGCAACCGCGGTGA
- the ftsH gene encoding ATP-dependent zinc metalloprotease FtsH — protein MNNNMFSKAAVWLVIALVLFTVFKQFDKPRVQEGVSYSQFMDDAKNGKVKNVIVQGRNLTVTPSDGQKYQIVSPGDIWMVGDLMKYGVQVSGKADDEPNALMSALYYLGPTILIIVFWFYMMRQMQGGGKGGAFSFGKSRARLIDENNNAVNFSDVAGCDEAKEEVSELVDFLRDPQKFQKLGGRIPRGVLLVGPPGTGKTLLARAIAGEAKVPFFSISGSDFVEMFVGVGAARVRDMFEQAKKHAPCIVFIDEIDAVGRHRGAGMGGGNDEREQTLNQMLVEMDGFEANSGVIVIAATNRSDVLDKALLRPGRFDRQVYVGLPDIRGREQIMRVHLRKVPIANDVDAAVIARGTPGFSGADLANLVNEAALFAARRGKRIVEMQDFEDAKDKIFMGPERKSAVIREEAKRATAYHESGHAVIAKLLPKADPVHKVTIIPRGRALGVTWQLPEHDNETYSKDYLLDRLAILFGGRVAEELFLNLISTGASDDFNKATQTARAMVARFGMTDALGPMVYVDDESDNGPFGRGFTRTISEATQQKVDGEIRRVLDEQYNLARRLLEENRDKVEAMTAALMEWETIDADQINDIMEGRPPRSPKSSPAVGGDSSGGGTTAEVKPANAPAPASPA, from the coding sequence TTGAACAACAATATGTTTTCGAAGGCAGCAGTGTGGCTGGTGATCGCACTGGTGCTGTTTACGGTGTTCAAGCAGTTCGACAAGCCCCGCGTCCAGGAAGGTGTGTCCTATTCGCAGTTCATGGACGACGCCAAGAACGGCAAGGTCAAGAACGTCATCGTGCAGGGGCGCAACCTCACCGTCACTCCGTCTGATGGCCAGAAATACCAGATCGTGTCGCCCGGCGACATCTGGATGGTCGGTGACCTGATGAAGTACGGCGTGCAGGTCAGCGGCAAGGCGGACGACGAGCCGAACGCGCTGATGTCCGCGCTGTATTACCTCGGGCCGACGATCCTGATCATCGTGTTCTGGTTCTACATGATGAGGCAGATGCAGGGGGGCGGCAAAGGCGGCGCATTCTCGTTCGGGAAATCGCGCGCGCGGCTGATCGACGAGAACAACAACGCGGTCAACTTCTCCGACGTCGCGGGCTGCGACGAAGCGAAGGAAGAAGTGTCCGAGCTCGTCGACTTCCTGCGCGATCCGCAGAAATTCCAGAAGCTGGGCGGGCGCATTCCGCGCGGCGTGCTGCTCGTCGGTCCTCCGGGTACCGGCAAGACGCTGCTCGCGCGAGCGATCGCCGGTGAAGCGAAGGTGCCGTTCTTCAGCATCTCGGGTTCCGACTTCGTCGAAATGTTCGTCGGTGTCGGCGCGGCCCGTGTGCGCGACATGTTCGAGCAGGCGAAGAAGCACGCACCGTGCATCGTGTTCATCGACGAAATCGACGCGGTCGGTCGTCATCGCGGCGCCGGCATGGGCGGCGGCAACGACGAGCGCGAGCAGACGCTGAACCAGATGCTGGTCGAGATGGACGGCTTCGAGGCGAACTCCGGCGTGATCGTGATCGCCGCGACCAACCGTTCCGACGTGCTCGACAAGGCGCTGCTGCGTCCGGGCCGTTTCGACCGTCAGGTCTATGTCGGCCTGCCGGACATCCGCGGCCGCGAGCAGATCATGCGCGTGCACCTGCGCAAGGTGCCGATCGCGAACGACGTCGATGCAGCAGTCATCGCGCGCGGCACGCCGGGTTTCTCGGGCGCCGATCTCGCGAACCTCGTGAACGAAGCGGCGCTGTTCGCCGCCCGTCGCGGCAAGCGCATCGTCGAGATGCAGGATTTCGAGGACGCGAAGGACAAGATCTTCATGGGTCCGGAGCGCAAGTCGGCGGTGATTCGCGAAGAAGCGAAGCGCGCGACGGCTTACCACGAGTCGGGCCACGCGGTGATCGCGAAGCTGCTGCCGAAGGCCGACCCGGTGCACAAGGTCACGATCATTCCGCGCGGTCGCGCGCTGGGCGTCACGTGGCAGCTGCCGGAGCATGACAACGAGACGTACTCGAAGGACTACCTGCTCGATCGCCTGGCGATCCTGTTCGGTGGTCGCGTGGCCGAGGAGCTGTTCCTGAACCTGATCAGCACCGGCGCGTCGGACGACTTCAACAAGGCGACGCAGACGGCACGCGCGATGGTGGCCCGTTTCGGCATGACCGACGCCCTCGGGCCGATGGTCTACGTCGACGACGAGAGCGATAACGGCCCGTTCGGCCGCGGCTTCACGCGCACGATCTCGGAAGCGACGCAGCAGAAGGTCGACGGCGAAATCCGTCGTGTGCTCGACGAACAGTACAACCTTGCGCGCCGCCTGCTCGAAGAGAACCGCGACAAGGTCGAAGCGATGACGGCCGCGCTGATGGAGTGGGAAACGATCGACGCCGATCAGATCAACGACATCATGGAAGGGCGTCCGCCGCGCTCGCCGAAGAGCTCGCCGGCTGTCGGCGGCGACTCGTCGGGTGGTGGCACGACCGCCGAAGTGAAGCCGGCCAACGCGCCGGCGCCTGCTTCGCCGGCCTGA
- the folP gene encoding dihydropteroate synthase, which translates to MWLHTGPFCIHQRLPPVSDSAVSAFIPAPLQCGRFSLTFERPLVMGILNATPDSFSDGGRFLARDDALRQAERMIAEGVDLIDIGGESTRPGAPPVPLDEELARVIPLVEALRPLNVPLSIDTYKPAVMRAALAAGADLINDIWGFRQPGAIDAVREGNSGLCAMHMLGEPQTMQVGEPDYGDVVTDVHDFLAARAQALRDAGIAPERICVDPGFGFGKAVVDDNYALLAALRDTAPARPDGRAYPILAGMSRKSMLGAVIGGKPPMERVAASVAAALCAVGRGAAIVRVHDVAATVDALKVWNAVREAARQR; encoded by the coding sequence GTGTGGCTTCACACCGGCCCGTTTTGCATTCATCAACGCCTCCCGCCCGTGTCCGATTCCGCTGTTTCCGCGTTCATCCCCGCGCCGCTCCAGTGCGGCCGCTTCTCGCTGACGTTCGAACGCCCGCTCGTGATGGGCATCCTCAACGCAACCCCCGATTCGTTTTCCGACGGCGGCCGCTTCCTCGCGCGCGACGATGCATTGCGCCAGGCCGAGCGGATGATCGCCGAAGGCGTCGACCTGATCGACATCGGCGGTGAGTCGACGCGTCCCGGCGCGCCGCCCGTGCCGCTCGACGAGGAGCTCGCGCGCGTGATCCCGCTCGTCGAAGCGCTGCGGCCGCTGAACGTGCCGCTGTCGATCGACACCTACAAGCCGGCCGTGATGCGCGCGGCGCTTGCGGCCGGCGCCGACCTGATCAACGACATCTGGGGGTTCCGCCAGCCCGGGGCGATCGACGCGGTGCGCGAGGGTAACAGCGGGCTGTGCGCGATGCACATGCTCGGCGAGCCGCAGACGATGCAGGTCGGCGAGCCCGACTACGGCGACGTCGTGACCGACGTTCACGACTTTCTCGCCGCGCGTGCGCAGGCGCTGCGCGACGCGGGCATTGCGCCGGAGCGGATCTGCGTCGATCCGGGCTTTGGCTTCGGCAAGGCGGTGGTCGACGACAACTACGCGCTGCTGGCCGCCTTGCGGGACACGGCGCCCGCGCGGCCCGACGGGCGCGCGTATCCGATTCTCGCGGGCATGTCGCGCAAGTCGATGCTCGGCGCGGTGATCGGCGGCAAGCCGCCGATGGAACGCGTCGCGGCAAGCGTGGCGGCCGCGTTGTGCGCAGTCGGGCGCGGCGCCGCGATCGTGCGCGTGCACGATGTCGCGGCGACGGTCGACGCGCTCAAGGTCTGGAATGCCGTGCGCGAAGCCGCGCGGCAACGATAA
- the glmM gene encoding phosphoglucosamine mutase encodes MGRRYFGTDGIRGTVGEAPITPDFVLRLGYAAGKVLAGTADVAAGARPTVLIGKDTRVSGYMLEAALEAGFSAAGVDVMLAGPMPTPGVAYLTRALRLSAGVVISASHNPYQDNGIKFFSADGNKLPDETEAAIEAWLDKPLECASSDRLGKARRLEDAAGRYIEFCKSTFPAAYDLRGLKLVIDCAHGAAYQIAPHVFHELGADVIPIGVAPNGFNINDGVGATAPDALVRAVRANHADLGIALDGDADRLQVVDSTGRLYNGDELLYVLVKDRIATAGKVDGAVGTLMTNLAVEVALQREGVPFVRAAVGDRYVLEQLRERGWQLGAEGSGHILSLDRHSTGDGIVSALLVLAALKRSDRTLAQMLDGVTLFPQKLINVRMKPGADWKGSASIRAAIDAAEGALAGSGRVLIRASGTEPVLRVMVEAQQAADATRHAEAIADAVRMATS; translated from the coding sequence ATGGGACGTCGATATTTCGGCACGGACGGCATTCGCGGCACGGTAGGCGAGGCGCCCATCACGCCTGATTTCGTGTTGCGTCTCGGCTATGCGGCCGGCAAGGTACTGGCCGGCACGGCCGACGTCGCGGCCGGTGCGCGTCCGACGGTGCTGATCGGCAAGGACACGCGCGTGTCGGGCTACATGCTCGAGGCCGCACTCGAGGCCGGGTTCTCGGCGGCCGGCGTCGACGTGATGCTGGCCGGCCCGATGCCGACGCCGGGCGTCGCCTACCTGACGCGCGCGCTGCGCCTGTCGGCCGGCGTCGTAATCAGCGCATCGCACAACCCGTATCAGGACAACGGGATCAAGTTCTTCTCCGCGGACGGCAACAAGCTGCCCGACGAGACCGAAGCCGCGATCGAAGCGTGGCTCGACAAGCCGCTCGAATGCGCATCGTCGGACCGGCTGGGCAAGGCGCGCCGCCTGGAGGACGCCGCCGGCCGCTACATCGAGTTCTGCAAGAGCACGTTCCCGGCCGCGTACGATCTGCGCGGACTGAAGCTCGTGATCGACTGCGCGCACGGCGCCGCGTACCAGATCGCGCCGCACGTGTTCCACGAACTCGGCGCGGACGTGATCCCGATCGGCGTCGCGCCGAACGGCTTCAACATCAACGATGGCGTCGGCGCGACGGCGCCCGACGCGCTCGTGCGCGCGGTGCGTGCGAACCATGCGGATCTCGGCATCGCGCTCGACGGCGATGCGGACCGCCTGCAGGTCGTCGATTCGACGGGCCGGCTGTACAACGGCGACGAGCTGCTCTACGTGCTCGTGAAGGACCGGATCGCGACGGCCGGCAAGGTCGACGGCGCGGTGGGCACGCTGATGACGAACCTCGCGGTCGAGGTCGCGTTGCAGCGCGAGGGCGTGCCGTTCGTGCGCGCGGCGGTCGGCGACCGCTACGTGCTCGAGCAGCTGCGCGAACGCGGCTGGCAGCTCGGCGCGGAAGGCTCGGGCCACATCCTGTCGCTCGACCGCCATTCGACCGGCGACGGCATCGTGTCGGCGCTGCTCGTGCTCGCCGCGCTCAAGCGCAGCGACCGCACGCTCGCGCAGATGCTGGACGGCGTCACGCTGTTCCCGCAGAAGCTGATCAACGTGCGGATGAAGCCGGGCGCGGACTGGAAGGGCAGCGCATCGATTCGCGCGGCGATCGACGCGGCCGAAGGCGCGCTCGCGGGGAGCGGCCGCGTGCTGATCCGCGCATCGGGCACCGAGCCCGTGCTGCGCGTGATGGTCGAGGCGCAGCAGGCGGCCGACGCGACCCGCCACGCGGAAGCGATCGCCGACGCGGTGCGGATGGCGACGAGCTGA
- the pstS gene encoding phosphate ABC transporter substrate-binding protein PstS: MKLMQTAIAGLAGALFAVAAHAADITGAGSTFAMPIYTKWAADYQQSGGAKVNYQGIGSSGGLKQINAKTVDFAGSDAPLKDEELAKEGLFQFPTVVGGVVPVVNVPGVKAGELTLSGPVLGDIYLGKIKKWNDPAIVALNPKVKLPDTDIAVVRRADGSGTSFIWTNYLSKVNDEWKSKVGEGTTVNWPTGTGGKGNDGVAAFVQRLPGAVGYVEWAYAKKNNMVYTALKNSTGTVVEPKTETFKAAAAGANWSKSFYQILTNQPGKEAWPVVGATFVLLHAKQDKPEQGAETLKFFSWAFKNGEKAADSLDYISLPLAVEAEIRKQWKTKVTDASGKPVAAE, encoded by the coding sequence ATGAAATTGATGCAAACCGCGATTGCCGGCCTGGCTGGCGCGCTTTTCGCCGTTGCCGCGCACGCTGCCGACATCACGGGCGCAGGTAGCACGTTCGCCATGCCGATCTATACGAAATGGGCTGCCGACTACCAGCAGTCCGGCGGCGCGAAGGTGAACTACCAGGGTATCGGTTCGTCGGGCGGCCTGAAGCAGATCAACGCGAAGACGGTCGATTTTGCCGGTTCGGACGCTCCGCTGAAGGATGAAGAGCTCGCGAAGGAAGGCCTGTTCCAGTTCCCGACGGTGGTCGGCGGCGTGGTGCCGGTCGTCAACGTGCCGGGCGTGAAGGCCGGTGAACTGACGCTGTCGGGCCCGGTACTCGGCGACATCTACCTCGGCAAGATCAAGAAGTGGAACGATCCGGCGATCGTTGCACTGAACCCGAAGGTCAAGCTGCCGGACACGGACATCGCGGTCGTTCGCCGCGCTGACGGCTCGGGCACGAGCTTCATCTGGACGAACTACCTGTCCAAGGTGAACGACGAGTGGAAGTCGAAGGTCGGCGAAGGCACGACGGTCAACTGGCCGACGGGCACGGGCGGCAAGGGCAACGACGGCGTCGCGGCCTTCGTGCAGCGCCTGCCGGGCGCGGTCGGCTACGTCGAGTGGGCGTACGCGAAGAAGAACAACATGGTCTACACCGCGCTGAAGAATTCGACGGGCACGGTGGTCGAGCCGAAGACGGAAACGTTCAAGGCCGCCGCGGCCGGCGCGAACTGGTCGAAGTCGTTCTACCAGATCCTCACGAACCAGCCGGGCAAGGAAGCATGGCCGGTCGTCGGCGCGACGTTCGTGCTGCTGCACGCGAAGCAGGACAAGCCGGAGCAGGGCGCCGAAACGCTGAAGTTCTTCAGCTGGGCGTTCAAGAATGGCGAGAAGGCGGCCGACAGCCTCGACTACATCTCGCTGCCGCTGGCAGTCGAGGCGGAAATCCGCAAGCAGTGGAAGACGAAGGTCACGGACGCATCGGGCAAGCCGGTCGCCGCGGAGTAA
- the pstC gene encoding phosphate ABC transporter permease PstC: MSEISYTSSRSPDAASQRAPSRLGDVLFGGLAWLAAIVTLLLLGGIIVSLIIASMPTIQKFGLGFLFQSEWDPNSDVFGALVPIYGTLVTSIIALVIAVPVSFGIALFLTELSPVWLRRPLGIAIELLAAIPSIVYGMWGLLVFAPIFAEYFQKPIGRIFKDVWVVGPLTSGAPIGIGILAAGVILAIMIIPYIASVMRDVFEVTPVLLKESAYGIGCTTWEVMWKVVLPYTKTGVIGGVMLGLGRALGETMAVTFVIGNTNLLDSVSLFAPGNSITSALANEFAEAQPGLHTSALMELGLILFVITFIVLSVSKLLLLRLEKGEGKK, from the coding sequence ATGTCTGAAATTTCCTACACGTCCTCCCGGTCCCCCGACGCCGCGTCGCAACGCGCGCCGAGCCGCCTCGGCGACGTTCTGTTCGGCGGCCTCGCATGGCTTGCCGCGATCGTGACCCTGCTGCTGCTGGGCGGGATCATCGTTTCCCTGATCATTGCGTCGATGCCGACCATCCAGAAGTTCGGCCTCGGCTTCCTGTTTCAATCCGAGTGGGATCCGAACTCGGATGTCTTCGGTGCGCTCGTGCCGATCTACGGCACGCTCGTGACGTCGATCATCGCGCTCGTGATCGCGGTGCCGGTCAGCTTCGGCATCGCGCTGTTCCTCACCGAGCTGTCGCCCGTGTGGCTGCGCCGCCCGCTCGGCATCGCGATCGAGCTGCTCGCCGCGATTCCGTCGATCGTATACGGCATGTGGGGCCTGCTCGTGTTCGCGCCGATCTTCGCCGAATACTTCCAGAAGCCGATCGGCCGCATCTTCAAGGACGTGTGGGTGGTCGGTCCGCTGACGTCCGGCGCGCCGATCGGCATCGGCATCCTCGCGGCCGGCGTGATCCTCGCGATCATGATCATCCCGTACATCGCGTCGGTGATGCGCGACGTGTTCGAAGTCACGCCCGTGCTGCTGAAGGAATCGGCGTACGGGATCGGCTGCACGACGTGGGAAGTGATGTGGAAGGTCGTGCTGCCCTATACGAAGACCGGCGTGATCGGCGGCGTGATGCTCGGCCTCGGCCGCGCGCTCGGCGAAACGATGGCCGTGACCTTCGTGATCGGCAACACGAACCTGCTCGACAGCGTGTCGCTGTTCGCGCCGGGCAACAGCATCACGTCGGCGCTCGCGAACGAATTCGCGGAAGCGCAGCCGGGCCTGCATACGTCCGCGCTGATGGAACTGGGCCTGATCCTGTTCGTGATCACGTTCATCGTGCTGTCCGTCTCCAAACTGCTGCTGCTTCGTCTCGAGAAGGGAGAGGGCAAGAAATGA
- the pstA gene encoding phosphate ABC transporter permease PstA has protein sequence MSEPIMNFPGPNGAALDAMRNRLQRRRKFTNAIALTASLGAMAFGLLWLVWILYTTVHLGVGGLSLQLFTESTPAPNTEGGGLANAIVGSLLLCGFGTLVGTPIGILAGVYLAEYGQKNLLASTIRFINDILLSAPSIVIGLFVYAIVVAKSGRFSGWAGVIALALLQIPIVIRTTENMLKLVPNALREAAVALGTPKWRMVLKITLRASVGGIVTGVLLAIARIAGETAPLLFTALSNQFFSWDMSQPMANLPVTIYKFAMSPFAEWQSLAWAGVFLITLGVLGLNVLARSIFSKK, from the coding sequence ATGAGCGAGCCCATCATGAATTTCCCCGGGCCGAACGGCGCCGCGCTCGACGCGATGCGCAACCGCCTGCAACGCAGGCGCAAGTTCACCAACGCGATCGCGCTCACCGCGTCGCTCGGCGCGATGGCGTTCGGGCTGCTGTGGCTCGTGTGGATTCTCTACACGACCGTGCACCTCGGCGTCGGCGGCCTGTCGCTGCAGTTGTTCACCGAATCGACGCCGGCGCCGAACACGGAAGGCGGCGGTCTGGCGAACGCGATCGTCGGCAGCCTGCTGCTGTGCGGTTTCGGCACGCTGGTCGGCACGCCGATCGGCATCCTCGCGGGCGTCTATCTCGCCGAATACGGCCAGAAGAACCTGCTGGCGAGCACGATCCGCTTCATCAACGACATCCTGCTGTCGGCGCCGTCGATCGTCATCGGCCTGTTCGTGTACGCGATCGTCGTCGCGAAGTCGGGACGCTTCTCGGGCTGGGCCGGCGTGATTGCGCTCGCGCTGCTGCAGATTCCGATCGTGATCCGCACGACCGAGAACATGCTGAAGCTCGTGCCGAACGCACTGCGTGAAGCGGCCGTCGCGCTCGGCACGCCGAAGTGGCGCATGGTGCTGAAGATCACGCTGCGCGCATCGGTCGGCGGGATCGTGACGGGCGTGTTGCTCGCGATCGCGCGGATCGCCGGCGAAACGGCGCCGCTGCTGTTCACGGCGCTGTCGAACCAGTTCTTCTCGTGGGACATGAGCCAGCCGATGGCGAACCTGCCCGTCACGATCTACAAGTTCGCGATGAGCCCGTTCGCCGAATGGCAGTCGCTCGCATGGGCGGGCGTGTTCCTGATTACGCTCGGGGTGCTCGGACTCAACGTCCTGGCGCGCTCGATCTTCTCGAAAAAGTAA
- the pstB gene encoding phosphate ABC transporter ATP-binding protein PstB, giving the protein MNMAESHLNSVERTAAPAGTHDAVHGSPLAPLNAKIEVNDLNFFYNKFHALKNINLRIPEGKVTAFIGPSGCGKSTLLRTFNKMYALYPEQRAEGEILMDGENLLTTKRDISLLRARIGMVFQKPTPFPMSIYDNIAFGVKMFEKLTRSEMDDRVEWALSKAALWNEVKDKLNQSGYGLSGGQQQRLCIARGIAIRPEVLLLDEPCSALDPISTGRIEELIAELKSDYTVVIVTHNMQQAARCSDFTAYMYLGELIEFGETEKIFIKPVRKETEDYITGRFG; this is encoded by the coding sequence ATGAATATGGCAGAAAGCCACCTGAATTCCGTCGAGCGCACCGCTGCGCCCGCCGGCACGCACGACGCGGTGCATGGCAGCCCGCTGGCGCCGCTGAACGCGAAGATCGAGGTCAACGACCTCAACTTTTTCTACAACAAGTTCCACGCGCTGAAGAACATCAACCTGCGCATTCCCGAAGGGAAGGTGACGGCGTTCATCGGCCCGTCGGGCTGCGGCAAGTCGACGCTCCTGCGCACGTTCAACAAGATGTACGCGCTCTATCCGGAGCAGCGCGCCGAAGGCGAAATCCTGATGGACGGCGAGAACCTGCTGACCACCAAGCGCGACATCTCGCTGCTGCGCGCGCGGATCGGCATGGTGTTCCAGAAGCCGACCCCGTTCCCGATGTCGATCTACGACAACATCGCGTTCGGCGTGAAGATGTTCGAAAAGCTCACGCGCTCGGAGATGGACGACCGTGTCGAGTGGGCGCTGTCGAAGGCCGCGCTGTGGAACGAAGTGAAGGACAAGCTGAACCAGAGCGGTTACGGGTTGTCGGGCGGCCAGCAGCAGCGTCTGTGCATCGCGCGCGGCATCGCGATCCGTCCGGAAGTGCTGCTGCTCGACGAGCCGTGCTCGGCGCTCGACCCGATCTCGACGGGCCGCATCGAGGAGCTGATTGCGGAGCTGAAGAGCGACTACACGGTCGTGATCGTCACGCACAACATGCAGCAGGCCGCGCGCTGCTCGGACTTCACGGCCTACATGTACCTGGGCGAGCTGATCGAATTCGGCGAGACCGAAAAGATCTTCATCAAGCCGGTGCGCAAGGAAACGGAAGACTACATCACTGGCCGTTTCGGCTGA
- the phoU gene encoding phosphate signaling complex protein PhoU yields the protein MSDKHLSSQFDADLNAVSSKVLEMGGLVESQIVGAMHALNEFDRDAAEKVITAEETLNAMEVDIDQECGNIIARRQPAARDLRLLMSISKTITNLERAGDEAEKIAKRVRRLVDEPAARTVNIAEIKVSGEMAVTILRRALDAFARLDTVAAAQIVKDDKEIDLEFRAFVRKLVSYMQEDPRTISVGLEYLFIAKAIERIGDHAKNIAEFIIYIVKGTDVRHQPRDTLEREANS from the coding sequence ATGTCGGATAAACATCTGTCGAGCCAGTTCGACGCGGACCTGAATGCCGTGTCGTCGAAAGTGCTGGAAATGGGCGGACTCGTCGAGTCGCAGATCGTCGGCGCGATGCACGCGCTGAACGAATTCGACCGCGACGCGGCCGAGAAGGTGATCACGGCCGAGGAAACGCTGAACGCGATGGAAGTCGACATCGACCAGGAGTGCGGCAACATCATCGCGCGGAGGCAACCGGCCGCGCGCGACCTGCGCCTTCTGATGTCGATTTCGAAAACGATTACGAACCTCGAGCGCGCCGGCGACGAGGCCGAGAAGATCGCGAAGCGCGTGCGCCGCCTGGTCGACGAACCGGCCGCGCGCACGGTGAACATCGCCGAGATCAAGGTGTCGGGCGAGATGGCCGTGACGATCCTGCGCCGCGCGCTCGACGCATTCGCGCGCCTCGATACGGTGGCCGCCGCGCAGATCGTCAAGGACGACAAGGAAATCGACCTCGAATTCCGCGCGTTCGTGCGCAAGCTCGTGTCGTACATGCAGGAAGATCCGCGCACGATCTCGGTCGGCCTTGAATACCTGTTCATCGCGAAGGCGATCGAGCGGATCGGTGACCACGCGAAGAACATCGCCGAGTTCATCATCTACATCGTGAAGGGCACGGACGTGCGGCATCAGCCGCGCGACACGCTCGAGCGCGAAGCCAACAGTTAA